The Rhinopithecus roxellana isolate Shanxi Qingling chromosome 14, ASM756505v1, whole genome shotgun sequence genome includes a window with the following:
- the CDK5R2 gene encoding cyclin-dependent kinase 5 activator 2 codes for MGTVLSLSPASSAKGRRPGGLPEEKKKAPPAGDEALGGYGAPPVGKGGKGESRLKRPSVLISALTWKRLVAASAKKKKGSKKVTPKPASTGPDPLVQQRNRENLLRKGRDPPDGGGTAKPLAVPVPTVPAAAATCEPPSGGSAAAQPPGSGGGKPPPPPPPAPQAAPPVPGGSPRRVIVQASTGELLRCLGDFVCRRCYRLKELSPGELVGWFRGVDRSLLLQGWQDQAFITPANLVFVYLLCRESLRGDELASAAELQAAFLTCLYLAYSYMGNEISYPLKPFLVEPDKERFWQRCLRLIQRLSPQMLRLNADPHFFTQVFQDLKNEGEAAASGGGPPNGGASAASSAARDSCAAGAKHWTMNLDR; via the coding sequence ATGGGCACGGTGCTGTCTCTTTCCCCTGCCTCCTCGGCCAAGGGCCGGAGGCCCGGCGGGCTGCCCGAAGAGAAGAAGAAGGCGCCGCCTGCGGGGGACGAGGCGCTGGGGGGCTACGGGGCGCCGCCAGTGGGCAAGGGCGGCAAAGGCGAGAGCCGACTCAAGCGGCCGTCCGTGCTCATCTCGGCGCTCACCTGGAAGCGCCTGGTGGCCGCGTCCGCCAAGAAGAAGAAAGGCAGCAAGAAGGTGACACCCAAGCCGGCATCCACGGGCCCCGACCCCCTGGTCCAGCAACGCAACCGCGAGAACCTTCTCCGCAAGGGCCGGGATCCCCCCGACGGCGGTGGCACCGCCAAGCCCCTGGCGGTGCCAGTGCCCACCGTGCCCGCGGCTGCCGCCACCTGCGAGCCACCGTCGGGGGGCAGCGCGGCCGCTCAGCCACCGGGCTCGGGAGGGGGAAAGCCTCCGCCACCGCCTCCCCCAGCCCCGCAGGCGGCGCCGCCGGTGCCTGGCGGCTCGCCGCGGCGGGTCATCGTGCAGGCGTCCACCGGCGAGCTGCTGCGCTGTCTGGGCGACTTCGTGTGCCGACGCTGCTACCGCCTCAAGGAGCTGAGCCCCGGCGAGCTGGTGGGCTGGTTCCGCGGTGTGGACCGCTCGCTGCTGCTGCAGGGCTGGCAAGACCAGGCCTTCATTACGCCCGCCAACCTGGTGTTCGTGTACCTGCTGTGCCGCGAGTCGCTGCGTGGGGACGAGCTGGCGTCGGCCGCCGAGCTGCAGGCCGCCTTCCTCACCTGCCTCTACCTCGCCTACTCCTACATGGGCAACGAGATCTCCTACCCACTCAAGCCCTTCCTCGTGGAGCCCGACAAGGAGCGCTTCTGGCAGCGCTGCCTGCGCCTCATCCAGCGGCTCAGCCCGCAGATGCTGCGGCTCAACGCCGACCCCCACTTCTTCACGCAGGTCTTTCAAGACCTCAAGAACGAGGGCGAGGCCGCCGCCAGCGGCGGGGGCCCACCGAACGGGGGCGCGTCCGCCGCCTCCTCGGCCGCCAGGGACAGCTGCGCGGCCGGAGCCAAGCATTGGACTATGAACCTGGACCGCTAG